The DNA region TTGGACGTGGACCTAGAAGCCCTTGGTGTGCGAATTCCAAAACTGAAGAGCGCTTTTCCACGAAGCACCGATAGTGTATGTCGCTTCCATCTACCTTGTTCAAGCATATAAATTTCTAACATCCTTTTGCAGCCGGGTCCGTCAAGGAATCCACATTCGAGCCAACTCAACCGCGTTTGCGAGGAAGCGACCAGGAATGGTGTACCCTACACCAACGAATGCCACTTCTTGAAGGGCATGGGCGACGACGGCAACCCAGCAAACGCACCTGACATCGTCGAAGCCGACCCCCCGAACCCAAACATCTCTGGCTTCCCAGCGACAGAGCCAGCCAACCTCCCAACACGCGAACGTGCCCAGGCTCCCTATTTACCAGCACAGGGACTAATGCCACACAGCTATCCAGAATATGGTGCCCCAGAAATAGACCCAGGCAACAACGACATATCCGGCACACCACCCAGCGGCGGGCAGTCAAGCCGACTAACGCCCAATTCGAGCACCGCATCCGAGACGCTTTCTAATCTGACGCCTGGGGGGAATACGTTCGAGACGACAAGTCCGCCTACATCGCTGAAGAATCTGATGAATATGCCGGGGACTACAACGCAGGGAGAGATGGGGGCGAATAATGCTGGTTTCAATTTCAACGACCCGCCTTTTGTGTTGGGCTCTGGGGTGTCGGAGTATCCTGTGCCgagcggatggggaggggcgggggaCATGTCTGTGCAGGCGGGGATGACGCCGGGGACGGAGAGAATGCTGCAGTCGATGATGGCCGGGTCGATAGATGCTATGGATATGGGGTGGGATCCGAATACGTAGGTTGGGTCTTGGTTGCTATCTATTCATGAAAGAGGGTTACAAACTTGGTGTTCTGGAGGCTTCACTGTTGATACACATTACATGTTCAAGTCGATAACACGATATCACTCATGGGGATGGCAGCGATTGCAGCTGGTTAAATATATCTCTCGGCTTTTGATTTCAAGAATATTATGACATATCCCAATTTGTAGACAGACTGTCATGAGAAATTGTAAATCACAAACAATCCTTGATTGATAGAAACGGGTTAGCAGTCCCGTCCATTATTGAGAGCTCTTGAGTTACAATACCTTTGTCGATATCACTCAATGAATGAACCACCATATCAAACTGCTCCCGTGAGCCACATGTCAAGGCTTATGTGGCCACTGTCATTAAGGCTGGCAACTCAATCAAGATTCTAGATCATGTTATGCTTGCTGGTGGTTCAGCTGAGGGGAATGCAGTGTCAAGTTGGACAAGCCAGCTCAGTTACACTGCCACACACCATCATTACTATCCCGTCCGTTCATAATTAGTAGCATAAGGATAATCCCAAAAAGTGCCCTGAGCCCACAGTATCAACATTTCCCAGAACAAGTACGAAAATAGACACAAAAGCCCAAGCTGAGACCACCACATCCCCTGATTATTCTCCCCTCGCTCACCTAGCCGGTAGCTCAATGGTGTCATTCACAACATTGacaacaccgccaccccGTCGAAAATGATTAGCGTTCCCTCCCCTGAGGGGATACTGCCCCCCTATcgccccctccatcaccgctTCGTTCCCATCCGAGtgtttcctccccttcccaacccgaAACCGAACCTTGtccctcatcaccgcccaCTTATTCCTCACCCCAAAGACCTGGCCCTCCGCAACCGCACCCGgatacccccctcccaattcTTCCAGACTTTTTGTCTCTAGTCTCCTCTTCAGTTTCCCGTCTGGGGTGCTGTCATGGACGACGCGCTGCACATCAGGCAGATACGCCCATGAATAGAGCGCTCCCAAGGCCATAAAGGTTGCAAACAGCAAAAAGACAAGCCCTTGTCTCGTTGTGGATTTGTAGCCCGCGTTGATGCCGTACACGATGAGCACCGCGACGATGGAGCCGACCTTTCCTGCTGCGGCTGAAATTCCGTGACTTTTGGACACCATACTGTCAGATTTACCTACCCACTGGGTTGAAAGTGAAGTCGAACAAAAACTTACCAAGTACACCGATAACACGTCGGGAAAATTTCGGCCGGGATGATAAAGGTAAGTGTATTCGCCCCTAAACCGGTcagtctctctctctctccctctgtctctctgtctctccgTCTGTCTGCCCCACAAATAGCTAAAAAAAACatggacgaagaagaagggggctcACCAAAATTAAACATGAAATGACAAATCGCCACGCATACCACCGtcccccaactcctctcCGTGTGCGCCACCCCATAGTACAGCCCCCCCGTCACCAGGAACAACACCGTCAGCACCCCAAAGCTAGCCGtcaaccactccctcctcggtATCCTGTTCGCAAACACGACAAAGCACGCGCTCCCCGCTATCGAAGCGAGGGACACGGTTAACAAATACTGCTTCGTCTGCTCGATCAACGTCTCATAGATAGTATTGCACGGCTTTGTGGCGTCTGTCTGCCAGGTGGGCAGCCCGCTCCCGGCAGCCCAGGATGGCACAGCTGACCCGGGTGTGTTCCAACATTCGAGATCAGCGGTGATGCTCACCGCGTCGGTGGTGGCCCAGAGGTCAGACAGCGTGCCGCGGTTGTCGAGCGAGAAGCCATAGAACGAAACGTCGAGGTAGAACCACGTCATGGAGGTTCCTAGGAGGTAGTACCAGTTCTTGTCGCGGATGAAAAAGTTGTAGAGGTCCGACATGGAGAACTGCAGAGAGGTGGCGGGTTCATCGGGCTCTGGCCGACTGGCGGGGAGGGTCAAGGTGCCGCCCCCGTTGGCAATTGTCTGAACCGTGTGGCCgttggaagaggggaagccgttgctgttgttttcGTTCCCGGGGGCTCCGTAGACCCGTTGGGTGTCCCTGAAGGCGTTGCCGGGCTTGTTTTTTACTTCGAGGGTGTACAGCCCGCAATCGTACAGAAAGAAgcggaagatgatggccaagatggcgggGACGGCGCCAGATCCGATGACTATACGCCAGATGCCATCGATTATTGTCTTGCACTCTTCTTCGTTGCGGGTATCGATTCCGCATTGCAGTTCGTGCAGCCTGTGGGCTCTGTTCTCGCCTAACAGGACGAACAATCCCACCAGCTGGGCTAGAGCCTGGCCGACCGGTTGCATGAGAAATACTGACGACAGCATTGTTGTTCTTGAGGAGGTGCTTGACCACTCTGATGTTATCACTGCCGACAAGGGGTATTCGGCGCCGATACCTGGGAACGAGGTTAGAAATCAGGTGTGGTTCAGGGGGTATCTAGGGCATCTTACCAATACCCATCACAAACCGCCACTACACACACACTTGCATTAGAGTTATTCAGCTTATCCAGAGCGACGGTTGCTTCAACTTacaaaagtaaacaaagcCAGAAACGAAATATCCCCATAACCTGTGCTCGTTGTGGCGACCCCTATAGTCGAGACGATCACGAGCACAAGCTCAATTCCGTACAATCTCGTCCTCCCATATTTATCGGCAAGATAGCCGAACAACAGTTGACCGACCACAGACCTAATTACAAGACATGTCAGCAAACGCGAGCGTGTTATCACACAATCGAAATCATTTACCCAAACAGCGTGAAAAAGTTGATGATCAACCCACACCATCTCTCATGAGGAAAGTACACAAATGACAGAGAGGCGAGAATGACATTGGTCGCGAAGAGGTTGTATCTAAATTGCCACAAAAAAAATGTTAGAAAAATCGGCGGCGCGTCGTGGGTGAGAGATGAGCGAGTGTAAGACGCACGAATCAGTAAGAAAACCCGAAGCTGCCACCCCCCAGATCCGAAGATT from Podospora pseudoanserina strain CBS 124.78 chromosome 1, whole genome shotgun sequence includes:
- a CDS encoding hypothetical protein (EggNog:ENOG503NTWV; COG:P); translated protein: MTGRMYPDPERKRNRGYLGGDSSGLPPRDLQDRQQLRYELDLNSWNLRIWGVAASGFLTDSYNLFATNVILASLSFVYFPHERWCGLIINFFTLFGSVVGQLLFGYLADKYGRTRLYGIELVLVIVSTIGVATTSTGYGDISFLALFTFWRFVMGIGIGAEYPLSAVITSEWSSTSSRTTMLSSVFLMQPVGQALAQLVGLFVLLGENRAHRLHELQCGIDTRNEEECKTIIDGIWRIVIGSGAVPAILAIIFRFFLYDCGLYTLEVKNKPGNAFRDTQRVYGAPGNENNSNGFPSSNGHTVQTIANGGGTLTLPASRPEPDEPATSLQFSMSDLYNFFIRDKNWYYLLGTSMTWFYLDVSFYGFSLDNRGTLSDLWATTDAVSITADLECWNTPGSAVPSWAAGSGLPTWQTDATKPCNTIYETLIEQTKQYLLTVSLASIAGSACFVVFANRIPRREWLTASFGVLTVLFLVTGGLYYGVAHTERSWGTVVCVAICHFMFNFGANTLTFIIPAEIFPTCYRCTCHGISAAAGKVGSIVAVLIVYGINAGYKSTTRQGLVFLLFATFMALGALYSWAYLPDVQRVVHDSTPDGKLKRRLETKSLEELGGGYPGAVAEGQVFGVRNKWAVMRDKVRFRVGKGRKHSDGNEAVMEGAIGGQYPLRGGNANHFRRGGGVVNVVNDTIELPAR